Part of the Dysgonomonadaceae bacterium PH5-43 genome is shown below.
CTGATTTATATAGTAAATCGCCGTCGGTATACATATCCATTAGGTCGATCCTGTCAGTCTCATTGAGTTGCTCTCTTGAGATATTGTGATAGAAAATTTTTCCCATTGCTTTAATTTTTTAGTTTTAAAATATCTTCGACCACTCCGATGTAAACTTCCTCTTCGTGCTTGTCGATTAAGATGTCTACATCATCTATTGCTTGATTGTATCCATATCTCGCGCCAGCCTCAAAAGCTACCTCTATTTTATCTCGCTCCGATAATTG
Proteins encoded:
- a CDS encoding hypothetical protein (product_source=Hypo-rule applied), yielding MGKIFYHNISREQLNETDRIDLMDMYTDGDLLYKSEAGNALLYEVSKEEIIQLKKDHEEYY
- a CDS encoding hypothetical protein (product_source=Hypo-rule applied); protein product: MIMNEEKLKEKSKVFRRKFESQFLPQLSERDKIEVAFEAGARYGYNQAIDDVDILIDKHEEEVYIGVVEDILKLKN